From the genome of Pleuronectes platessa chromosome 19, fPlePla1.1, whole genome shotgun sequence:
GTCGGCCAGTTTGTACAAGTTCTGTACGGGAGACTTTAgcagaagagctgctgcagtttcTGGTGTTTTCAGGCTCAAAAAGTGCACCTGGTAGGTCCTGGCGATCGGATTGTGGCTGTTCACCATACCTTGTGTGCTGACCATCGCAATATACGCTCCATTGTGGCTTACCGCAATCCCATGTATCCGCCGCCCTGTCAGGTTGTCAAGTCGCATCATGTCGTCTTGTTTGAAAATCAAAGTATTCTCAGTGAATGTAGGCGTCAGCTTCTTTATACACCCGTCTATGGAGCATGAATACACTGCGACGCCATGTTGACTGACGGCTAGCGAGACCACGGGGAGCGAGTGAAGCCCCACCACGTGAGAGTTGTGCACGTTAAGTCCGGCCGGTGAAATCATGAGCAGACACCAGAAGACGTAACATCCTCGTGAGGCCACgatgaggctgcagctgcatTTGTGGATCGGGTGGATCATCTGGACGCATTTGATGTTTTCCACAGCGATCTCGTCGCAGTCCTTCCAGAGGATGACAGGGTGCTTCAGGGTGAAGTAGCCCTTCACTCCCGTCAGGCTGACCGGCATGATCTTAACCGGTCCCACCTCACTGCCGATGATCAGGCCGCTCATCCGGCGATCTGCGTTTTCGTACTCCCACCACGCCAAGTTACTGGGTCGAATCACACCGGATTCGATGATGTCATAAAACACAACATCGTCCCCTTTTGAAAACGGCAAATCAAACTTCCACAAAACGAGGTCGCCGTTCTCCATCAAGACAGCCAGGAGGACCATCTCCAGGTCCGTGCCCGTGTTGTCCGGCTGAACCTGTTTGGTCGTGTAAATGCTTGACCACTCCATCCTCAGGGGCGTTTGCATGTGGAAGCGCCGCTGCACCTCCTCAAAGTCCTGCAGGTTCTCCTGCGGCGGCTCGTTGTCTTTTCTGGCGTAGCCTCGCTCCTTTAACCTCTCGCTGTACTTCTTGGTGAGATTGACGAGCATGCTCCACTCGAGGCGCTTGTGGCTGTTATGAATGGTAAGTCTGTGGTCCAGCGTTAGGCACGCGAGCAAACACCGTCCATCGGAGTCACAACCTAACGGAGACCAACTGGAATACTTGATTCCCTTGTGCGCAACCACTGACGGGTTCATCACTCTGTCGGCCAGAAACACTTGCCTCACGCTGGGGACCGGATGCCTGCTGAACTTCTCCACCATGTTTCTATGCTCCTCCACTGTTCCCACCTGAAACgttaacaacaaaatgacagaaTTAAGGTTTTTAAAAGAATAATCAAACCCTTAAACGTATCCCCTTAAATCAATCGAGTTCTACTTTGTACTTTCTACCAGGGTTTGTTTGTTCCAATTTAAGATAATAATTAAAATCGATGTTAAAGATGCTACAGAAAAGATCAGTTGATGATGAGCGGAAAAACaaagcatatttttttttaaaagagcttATTCAACTAAATAACATGATtaggaaaaaaaactttattgctCCTTGACATGGCAGCGACCAGCGCAACATCATGTCGTTTGTGACACTTACTTCGAAAGCCATCGCGTGCCCCTCCCGCCTCATTAAGCCTCCTGCTTAACAAGCACTTAATCATATTTATAAACGACGGCAGAAAACCAACTTCACCCTTCTGTCACTGTGTCGAGTGGATTATTAAACTCAGCCTCCGTCCAATATTTGTATCTGCCAAGTGGATTTTTTGGAAGAGGAACCTATAAACAATCATTATCACACAGTAGAGCAGCTGTGGAGGGAGAGATTTACCAGAACAAAATAGTTTTACAGCTTCTCTTCACATCGACGTTTGTATCCAATCGCTTTTAATTATCTTTCTCGCAGTTTAGTAAATAATGAAAGTACAGAAACGTCCACCGCTGCCAAACTAATAGCACACGAGTGAATACGAGCTTGGCTGTGCTCCTACGGCATGTTTACATAAGTTGTGTAACAACTGCACAAATAACAAACGAGATAAAAACACTCACAGATGTCAGTTTGTGACCACCTGTGTGTTTTGGAAACAGTTGTTATTGGAATGTATCATCACTGCTGCGGCAAACACATCCATGAATAACTTGATATATGACAGGGTCAGCAATTAGTTTCATCTATGGGACAgttttaccttttattttccagtcttatcattttgttatttttacaaaATTACAAAAGGTATCGATTTAAAAACCTTTATAATGGtaattagtattattatattttgctGAGCTTATAGATTTGGGGCCTATTGGTCagtgaaaacaataaattgaAAGAGTTGTATTTTACTTTAACAGGTGTCATGGTCTTTTTTTCTTAGTTTGTACTATATGAAACATGTTTTGACATTATAGTCATATTGATTTGTCCTGTAATCAATTATTATCGATGAGTTTCAGTTTCTTTATCATCTTCAGTAGATCACCTGTCACCTGGAGATGTTTATTTCAAGTTGTTGGGGGAAATCTAatggtttcatttcattcattgaGAGAGAATCCTGAATTAGATGATAACTGCAATTTGggatattgattgattgatacttTGCACATTTTTGTGGactaaatatgaactgattggGTTGTTTTCGTCTCCAGATATAAAACATCACGTGTCTTCATCTGAGGGTCATAAATTAGGTTGAGCTCAGTGTTTACTAACAAACGCACATGCTAACATCAGCTAGCTTGTTTTCttgccccccccctgctccacTGAACACCGTGAGTTGTTTCTCTTTACCCGCAGTCTGGTGGCCTCGCCGGGGACTGGGATGGAGGTCCGGTGCAGCATCAGCTCCTGTTTACCGCTCTGAACGTCGCACACCAGCTCCATCAGCGCCAGGGAGCTGGTGGTGCACACGGCCAGGCGGTGGTCCTGCGACCAGGCGAGCGGCTGCAGCCCGCTGACCGGGGACAGGAGCGGCACCACGGGGTCCCGCCTCACCGGCGCCCCCTCCGAGCCGAGCACCAGCCCGCCCTCCGTCTCCGCCTCCACCTCCGGCTCCGTCTTGATCATCACGTCCCTGGGAAGTGCACTCCCCGAGTGTGACGGACTGACGGCCGCCATGTTGTCAATCAGGGGGAAGTGACGTAAGTgaatgagggaggagaggagggcgggacttcctctcttcctccttggAGATAAAtagtatgtacagtatattgtataatagtatatttaaaaaacattgtgaagca
Proteins encoded in this window:
- the gtf3c4 gene encoding general transcription factor 3C polypeptide 4 isoform X2 — encoded protein: MRREGHAMAFEVGTVEEHRNMVEKFSRHPVPSVRQVFLADRVMNPSVVAHKGIKYSSWSPLGCDSDGRCLLACLTLDHRLTIHNSHKRLEWSMLVNLTKKYSERLKERGYARKDNEPPQENLQDFEEVQRRFHMQTPLRMEWSSIYTTKQVQPDNTGTDLEMVLLAVLMENGDLVLWKFDLPFSKGDDVVFYDIIESGVIRPSNLAWWEYENADRRMSGLIIGSEVGPVKIMPVSLTGVKGYFTLKHPVILWKDCDEIAVENIKCVQMIHPIHKCSCSLIVASRGCYVFWCLLMISPAGLNVHNSHVVGLHSLPVVSLAVSQHGVAVYSCSIDGCIKKLTPTFTENTLIFKQDDMMRLDNLTGRRIHGIAVSHNGAYIAMVSTQGMVNSHNPIARTYQVHFLSLKTPETAAALLLKSPVQNLYKLADLLDIVRWQILKNKCIPSALQEELDQKIQDVDSPYLWRFKLFLVRILHKSLQSPLTDHLWKPSQEGSKVFVRDADEEDGEDEEDCVLEEGESVGGKPEKEENREEQLAEVQAWVNSVESHLMRENMKKVLGVVYLNTWIAQNTSIPTCGLVEYLAKDTNDRNSEILIGHMKKKINKQTFPEHCSLCQAVLPFTDHKQAICENGHMWLRCVLSYQACQTLTFRRCLLLDSIARLPKPEDPEWIKKILQAPCTLCDSPMI
- the gtf3c4 gene encoding general transcription factor 3C polypeptide 4 isoform X1, whose translation is MAAVSPSHSGSALPRDVMIKTEPEVEAETEGGLVLGSEGAPVRRDPVVPLLSPVSGLQPLAWSQDHRLAVCTTSSLALMELVCDVQSGKQELMLHRTSIPVPGEATRLRVGTVEEHRNMVEKFSRHPVPSVRQVFLADRVMNPSVVAHKGIKYSSWSPLGCDSDGRCLLACLTLDHRLTIHNSHKRLEWSMLVNLTKKYSERLKERGYARKDNEPPQENLQDFEEVQRRFHMQTPLRMEWSSIYTTKQVQPDNTGTDLEMVLLAVLMENGDLVLWKFDLPFSKGDDVVFYDIIESGVIRPSNLAWWEYENADRRMSGLIIGSEVGPVKIMPVSLTGVKGYFTLKHPVILWKDCDEIAVENIKCVQMIHPIHKCSCSLIVASRGCYVFWCLLMISPAGLNVHNSHVVGLHSLPVVSLAVSQHGVAVYSCSIDGCIKKLTPTFTENTLIFKQDDMMRLDNLTGRRIHGIAVSHNGAYIAMVSTQGMVNSHNPIARTYQVHFLSLKTPETAAALLLKSPVQNLYKLADLLDIVRWQILKNKCIPSALQEELDQKIQDVDSPYLWRFKLFLVRILHKSLQSPLTDHLWKPSQEGSKVFVRDADEEDGEDEEDCVLEEGESVGGKPEKEENREEQLAEVQAWVNSVESHLMRENMKKVLGVVYLNTWIAQNTSIPTCGLVEYLAKDTNDRNSEILIGHMKKKINKQTFPEHCSLCQAVLPFTDHKQAICENGHMWLRCVLSYQACQTLTFRRCLLLDSIARLPKPEDPEWIKKILQAPCTLCDSPMI